Proteins encoded together in one Impatiens glandulifera chromosome 1, dImpGla2.1, whole genome shotgun sequence window:
- the LOC124917851 gene encoding probable inactive leucine-rich repeat receptor-like protein kinase At3g03770 isoform X2, producing MGNIVWFLTLFLSWVSFIPDIHGLQTFQTQLLLQLRKHLEYPWPLDTWENDNGEDVCRLPATQHMSIVCDGDSVTELKIMGGRLSNVTDFHGFAIPNQTLSQSFSIDSFVTTLTRLSSLKVLTLVSLGIWGKLPDKIHRLSSTLEFLDMSSNFLYGEIPPEFSRLVNLQSLTFDSNFINDTVPEWLSSFSNLTYLSLKNNMFKGEIPSSLCKMTSLNTISFSHNQLSGKLPDFATLTNLHLLDLRENQFDSELPLIPTGLTTLLLSKNSISGEIPPSFGKLNQLQHLDLSYNSLTGTPLSALFSLPNISYLNLASNKLSGSFPDRLTCGNELGFVDISSNRLMGSLPNCLGNNKVVKFEWNCFSLHTQQRQYPESHCKVADIEKKKASKWRLIGIIGGIVLLILVLAPAIVLLLHRRRLCIQNRSSQHQNYMQENSVAGISSELLANARFISQASKLGAQGAPTYRSFSFEEMEEATNNFDKSTFLGEGSLGKVYKGRLENGTYVAIRVLAPARKYSIRNLKVRLDLLSKLRHPNLVSLLGHCIDGSNSQDDSIINRIFLVQEYVPNGNFHSHLSETSPEKALMWSDRLAILIGVAKAVHFLHTGVPASVSNRLKSNNILIDEHRIAKLSDYGMSIMTEDFEKLEVSYDLVLLLTPMHMSKIEDDVYKFGFILLESLVGPTANAKGEAFLLNEMTSFGSQSHDGRGKIVDPIVLSTSVQESLSIVISITNKCISPESSVRPSFEDVLWNLQYAAQVQASADADQKSDTASQS from the exons ATGGGTAACATTGTCTGGTTTCTTACACTATTTCTATCATGGGTATCCTTTATTCCCGACATCCACGGATTACAAACGTTCCAAACTCAACTTCTTCTCCAATTAAGGAAACATTTGGAGTATCCATGGCCGTTGGACACTTGGGAAAACGATAATGGAGAAGATGTGTGTAGATTACCGGCAACTCAACATATGAGCATAGTTTGTGATGGAGATTCAGTCACAGAGCTTAAAATAATGGGGGGGAGACTTTCAAATGTAACGGATTTTCATGGATTTGCAATTCCAAACCAGACATTATCACAGAGTTTCTCAATTGATTCATTTGTTACTACATTAACTAGGCTATCTTCTTTAAAGGTTCTTACTTTAGTGTCATTAGGGATCTGGGGTAAATTACCTGATAAAATCCATCGTTTATCGTCGACTCTTGAATTTCTCGACATGAGTTCTAATTTCCTTTATGGGGAAATCCCACCTGAGTTTTCTAGATTGGTGAATCTTCAAAGCTTGACATTTGATAGCAACTTCATTAATGATACAGTTCCAGAATGGTTAAGTTCTTTCTCAAACCTAACTTATTTAAGCTTGAAGAACAATATGTTCAAAGGGGAAATTCCATCTTCATTATGCAAAATGACATCTCTTAATACAATTTCCTTTTCCCACAATCAACTCTCCGGCAAATTACCCGATTTCGCCACGTTAACGAATCTACACCTGTTGGATTTGAGAGAGAATCAGTTCGATTCAGAACTCCCATTGATTCCCACAGGACTAACCACTCTTCTTCTCAGCAAGAACTCCATCTCCGGTGAGATTCCACCATCATTTGGAAAGCTCAATCAGCTTCAACATCTCGATTTATCTTACAATTCTCTAACTGGAACGCCACTTTCAGCTTTATTCTCGTTGCCCAACATCAGTTATCTCAACTTAGCGTCCAATAAGCTATCGGGTTCGTTTCCTGATCGGTTAACCTGTGGAAATGAACTTGGTTTCGTCGATATTTCTTCAAACAGATTGATGGGTTCACTTCCTAATTGCCTTGGAAACAACAAAGTTGTGAAATTTGAATGGAATTGTTTCTCTTTACATACTCAACAACGACAGTATCCAGAATCGCACTGCAAAGTGGCTGATATTGAGAAGAAAAAAGCTTCTAAATGGCGTTTAATTGGCATCATTGGAGGTATTGTTTTGTTAATATTAGTGTTGGCTCCAGCCATTGTTCTTCTTCTGCATAGAAGAAGGTTATGTATTCAGAATCGGTCGAGCCAGCATCAGAATTATATGCAGGAAAACTCTGTTGCTGGGATTTCATCTGAACTACTTGCAAATGCAA GATTCATTTCTCAAGCATCAAAACTAGGAGCACAAGGTGCTCCAACTTATAGGTCTTTCTCCTTTGAAGAAATGGAAGAAGCCACCAACAATTTCGATAAGTCCACATTCCTAGGAGAGGGTTCCCTCGGAAAG GTTTATAAGGGAAGGCTAGAGAATGGAACTTATGTGGCCATTCGAGTCTTAGCTCCAGCCCGAAAATACTCAATTCGCAACCTAAAGGTCCGTTTGGATTTGCTTTCAAAGCTTCGCCATCCAAACCTTGTCAGTCTGTTGGGCCATTGCATAGATGGTTCTAACTCTCAAGATGATTCCATCATCAACAGAATTTTCCTAGTACAAGAATATGTTCCAAACGGAAATTTTCATTCTCATCTTTCAG AAACCTCTCCTGAGAAGGCACTTATGTGGTCTGATAGATTAGCAATTCTAATTGGAGTGGCAAAGGCTGTGCATTTTCTACATACAGGAGTGCCTGCTTCGGTTAGTAATAGGTTGAAGTCGAATAACATATTGATTGACGAACATAGGATTGCCAAACTCAGTGACTATGGAATGTCGATCATGAcagaagattttgaaaaacttgagGTATCATATGATTTAGTACTTTTACTTACTCCTAT GCATATGAGTAAGATAGAAGACGATGTATACAAGTTCGGGTTCATATTACTTGAATCGCTGGTCGGGCCAACTGCCAACGCTAAAGGAGAAgcatttttgttaaatgaaatg ACATCGTTTGGCAGCCAAAGCCACGATGGGCGAGGAAAAATAGTGGATCCAATCGTGTTAAGTACAAGCGTGCAAGAGTCACTATCAATAGTGATATCCATCACGAACAAATGCATATCACCTGAATCGTCTGTTCGGCCTTCCTTCGAAGATGTTCTTTGGAATTTGCAGTACGCAGCGCAAGTCCAGGCTAGTGCAGACGCAGATCAAAAGTCTGATACTGCTTCCCAATCATAG
- the LOC124917851 gene encoding probable inactive leucine-rich repeat receptor-like protein kinase At3g03770 isoform X1 produces the protein MGNIVWFLTLFLSWVSFIPDIHGLQTFQTQLLLQLRKHLEYPWPLDTWENDNGEDVCRLPATQHMSIVCDGDSVTELKIMGGRLSNVTDFHGFAIPNQTLSQSFSIDSFVTTLTRLSSLKVLTLVSLGIWGKLPDKIHRLSSTLEFLDMSSNFLYGEIPPEFSRLVNLQSLTFDSNFINDTVPEWLSSFSNLTYLSLKNNMFKGEIPSSLCKMTSLNTISFSHNQLSGKLPDFATLTNLHLLDLRENQFDSELPLIPTGLTTLLLSKNSISGEIPPSFGKLNQLQHLDLSYNSLTGTPLSALFSLPNISYLNLASNKLSGSFPDRLTCGNELGFVDISSNRLMGSLPNCLGNNKVVKFEWNCFSLHTQQRQYPESHCKVADIEKKKASKWRLIGIIGGIVLLILVLAPAIVLLLHRRRLCIQNRSSQHQNYMQENSVAGISSELLANARFISQASKLGAQGAPTYRSFSFEEMEEATNNFDKSTFLGEGSLGKVYKGRLENGTYVAIRVLAPARKYSIRNLKVRLDLLSKLRHPNLVSLLGHCIDGSNSQDDSIINRIFLVQEYVPNGNFHSHLSETSPEKALMWSDRLAILIGVAKAVHFLHTGVPASVSNRLKSNNILIDEHRIAKLSDYGMSIMTEDFEKLEVSYDLVLLLTPMFFFTLFARLVLTYKSHCVLL, from the exons ATGGGTAACATTGTCTGGTTTCTTACACTATTTCTATCATGGGTATCCTTTATTCCCGACATCCACGGATTACAAACGTTCCAAACTCAACTTCTTCTCCAATTAAGGAAACATTTGGAGTATCCATGGCCGTTGGACACTTGGGAAAACGATAATGGAGAAGATGTGTGTAGATTACCGGCAACTCAACATATGAGCATAGTTTGTGATGGAGATTCAGTCACAGAGCTTAAAATAATGGGGGGGAGACTTTCAAATGTAACGGATTTTCATGGATTTGCAATTCCAAACCAGACATTATCACAGAGTTTCTCAATTGATTCATTTGTTACTACATTAACTAGGCTATCTTCTTTAAAGGTTCTTACTTTAGTGTCATTAGGGATCTGGGGTAAATTACCTGATAAAATCCATCGTTTATCGTCGACTCTTGAATTTCTCGACATGAGTTCTAATTTCCTTTATGGGGAAATCCCACCTGAGTTTTCTAGATTGGTGAATCTTCAAAGCTTGACATTTGATAGCAACTTCATTAATGATACAGTTCCAGAATGGTTAAGTTCTTTCTCAAACCTAACTTATTTAAGCTTGAAGAACAATATGTTCAAAGGGGAAATTCCATCTTCATTATGCAAAATGACATCTCTTAATACAATTTCCTTTTCCCACAATCAACTCTCCGGCAAATTACCCGATTTCGCCACGTTAACGAATCTACACCTGTTGGATTTGAGAGAGAATCAGTTCGATTCAGAACTCCCATTGATTCCCACAGGACTAACCACTCTTCTTCTCAGCAAGAACTCCATCTCCGGTGAGATTCCACCATCATTTGGAAAGCTCAATCAGCTTCAACATCTCGATTTATCTTACAATTCTCTAACTGGAACGCCACTTTCAGCTTTATTCTCGTTGCCCAACATCAGTTATCTCAACTTAGCGTCCAATAAGCTATCGGGTTCGTTTCCTGATCGGTTAACCTGTGGAAATGAACTTGGTTTCGTCGATATTTCTTCAAACAGATTGATGGGTTCACTTCCTAATTGCCTTGGAAACAACAAAGTTGTGAAATTTGAATGGAATTGTTTCTCTTTACATACTCAACAACGACAGTATCCAGAATCGCACTGCAAAGTGGCTGATATTGAGAAGAAAAAAGCTTCTAAATGGCGTTTAATTGGCATCATTGGAGGTATTGTTTTGTTAATATTAGTGTTGGCTCCAGCCATTGTTCTTCTTCTGCATAGAAGAAGGTTATGTATTCAGAATCGGTCGAGCCAGCATCAGAATTATATGCAGGAAAACTCTGTTGCTGGGATTTCATCTGAACTACTTGCAAATGCAA GATTCATTTCTCAAGCATCAAAACTAGGAGCACAAGGTGCTCCAACTTATAGGTCTTTCTCCTTTGAAGAAATGGAAGAAGCCACCAACAATTTCGATAAGTCCACATTCCTAGGAGAGGGTTCCCTCGGAAAG GTTTATAAGGGAAGGCTAGAGAATGGAACTTATGTGGCCATTCGAGTCTTAGCTCCAGCCCGAAAATACTCAATTCGCAACCTAAAGGTCCGTTTGGATTTGCTTTCAAAGCTTCGCCATCCAAACCTTGTCAGTCTGTTGGGCCATTGCATAGATGGTTCTAACTCTCAAGATGATTCCATCATCAACAGAATTTTCCTAGTACAAGAATATGTTCCAAACGGAAATTTTCATTCTCATCTTTCAG AAACCTCTCCTGAGAAGGCACTTATGTGGTCTGATAGATTAGCAATTCTAATTGGAGTGGCAAAGGCTGTGCATTTTCTACATACAGGAGTGCCTGCTTCGGTTAGTAATAGGTTGAAGTCGAATAACATATTGATTGACGAACATAGGATTGCCAAACTCAGTGACTATGGAATGTCGATCATGAcagaagattttgaaaaacttgagGTATCATATGATTTAGTACTTTTACTTACTCCTATGTTCTTCTTTACTTTATTTGCTAGGTTAGTTTTAACATACAAATCTCATTGTGTCTTATTGTAG